In one window of Zygosaccharomyces rouxii strain CBS732 chromosome E complete sequence DNA:
- a CDS encoding GDP-mannose transporter (similar to uniprot|P40107 Saccharomyces cerevisiae YGL225W VRG4 May regulate Golgi function and glycosylation in Golgi Golgi GDP-mannose transporter), whose product MSELKVGNEHALARITNNGPISILAYCCSSILMTVTNKFVVNKDDFNMFFVMLVVQCLVCTLVLVVLKGLGYAKFRPLNKTDIKNWMPISFLLVLMIYTSSKALNLLPVPIYTIFKNLTIILIAYGEVLFFGGSVTSMELSSFLLMVFSSVVATLGDRQDVAAKAQAEALALAQKNAGGVNGAGSGGSLGTAGLANAAANALPGAASSLNVGYVWMLFNCVSSALFVLIMRKRIKLTNFKDFDTMFYNNALAMPILLIASFLFEDWSSANLRVNFSNESMTALVISGAASVGISYCSGWCVRVTSSTTYSMVGALNKLPIALSGLLFFDAPKNFLSILSIFIGFLSGIVYVAAKQKKMKQQPPK is encoded by the coding sequence ATGTCTGAGTTGAAAGTTGGTAACGAGCATGCTCTCGCTAGGATCACAAACAATGggccaatttcaattcttgcCTATTGTTGTTCCTCTATTCTAATGACAGTCACCAACAAGTTTGTTGTTAACAAGGATGATTTCAACATGTTCTTTGTCATGTTGGTGGTTCAATGTTTGGTTTGTACTCTAGTGCTAGTGGTATTGAAGGGTCTAGGGTACGCCAAATTCCGTCCTTTGAACAAAACTGatatcaagaattggatgcCTATTTCATTTTTGCTGGTTTTAATGATCTACACTTCTTCTAAAGCTTTGAACCTATTACCTGTTCCTATCTATACcattttcaagaatttgacTATTATCCTAATTGCTTACGGTGAAGTTTTATTCTTTGGTGGATCAGTTACTTCCATGGAATTATCATCTTTCCTATTGATGGTTTTCTCATCTGTTGTTGCAACTCTGGGTGATCGTCAAGATGTTGCAGCAAAGGCTCAAGCTGAAGCATTAGCACTAGCTCAAAAGAATGCTGGTGGTGTTAATGGTGCTGGCTCTGGTGGTAGTCTGGGTACTGCTGGTTTAGCTAATGCTGCTGCCAATGCCTTACCTGGAGCTGCATCTTCATTGAATGTCGGTTACGTATGGATGTTATTCAACTGTGTGTCTTCAGCTCTTTTCGTTTTGATTATGAGAAAGAGAATCAAGTTGACTAACTTTAAGGATTTCGATACGATGTTTTACAACAATGCATTGGCAatgccaattcttttgattgCATCATTTCTATTTGAAGACTGGTCATCCGCTAATTTGCGCGTCAACTTCTCCAACGAATCAATGACAGCTCTTGTCATTTCTGGTGCCGCTTCCGTCGGTATTTCTTACTGTTCAGGTTGGTGTGTTCGTGTCacttcttcaacaacgTATTCTATGGTTGGTGCTTTGAACAAATTACCTATTGCATTATCAGGTTTACTGTTTTTCGATGCTCCAAAGAACTTCTTATCCATCCTATCAATCTTTATCGGTTTCCTTTCTGGTATTGTCTACGTTGCTGCTAAgcaaaagaaaatgaagcAACAACCACCAAAATGA